One part of the Sphingopyxis sp. PAMC25046 genome encodes these proteins:
- a CDS encoding dipeptidase has protein sequence MNKPTLLAGLAALALISTPAMAQKSPEAVAEAALKKAPVFDGHNDVPWELRGSVGNVINGFDFRDTTKPKPDGSVMHTDIQRLRKGHVGAQFWSVYVPSNTNEQQAVQQTIEQIDVAKRLIARYPNDLGFASTSTELEQQMKAGKVAGMLGAEGGQSIGSSLAVLRELYGMGVRYMTLTHGKTTPWADSATDAPQHDGLTDFGKQVVREMNRLGMIVDLSHVSEATMKDALEVSKAPVMFSHSGVRAVNDHPRNVPDSVLPAVKANGGVVMVVLYAAFLDPKLRAHGLSRTAEKARLDALYVGNPDAVAPALKAWDAANPAPQVPIGIAADHIDHLKKTIGVDHIGIGGDYDGMDATPVGLEDVTGYPRLLAELARRGYTQAELEKISSGNMLRVLKAVEAYAASQKGRPPIETPVAK, from the coding sequence GAAGCGGTCGCCGAGGCGGCGCTCAAGAAGGCGCCGGTGTTCGACGGGCATAACGACGTGCCGTGGGAACTGCGCGGCAGCGTCGGCAATGTGATCAACGGTTTCGACTTTCGCGACACCACCAAGCCCAAGCCCGACGGCAGCGTGATGCACACCGACATCCAGCGCCTGCGCAAGGGGCATGTCGGGGCGCAATTCTGGTCGGTCTATGTGCCCAGCAACACGAACGAGCAGCAAGCGGTGCAGCAGACGATCGAGCAGATCGACGTCGCGAAGCGGCTGATCGCGCGCTACCCGAACGACCTCGGCTTCGCGTCGACCTCGACCGAACTCGAACAGCAGATGAAGGCGGGCAAGGTGGCGGGCATGCTCGGCGCCGAAGGCGGTCAGTCGATCGGCTCGTCGCTTGCCGTGCTACGCGAGCTTTATGGCATGGGCGTGCGCTACATGACGCTGACCCATGGCAAAACGACGCCGTGGGCCGACAGTGCGACCGACGCGCCGCAGCATGACGGCCTCACCGATTTCGGCAAACAGGTCGTTCGCGAAATGAACCGCCTCGGCATGATCGTCGACCTCAGTCACGTCAGCGAAGCGACGATGAAGGACGCGCTGGAGGTGTCGAAGGCGCCGGTGATGTTCAGCCACTCTGGGGTGCGAGCGGTCAACGACCATCCGCGCAACGTGCCCGACAGCGTGCTGCCCGCGGTCAAGGCGAACGGCGGTGTCGTGATGGTCGTGCTATACGCGGCGTTCCTCGATCCCAAGCTGCGCGCGCACGGCCTGTCGCGCACGGCGGAAAAGGCGCGGCTCGACGCGCTATACGTCGGCAATCCCGATGCTGTCGCCCCGGCGCTGAAAGCGTGGGACGCCGCGAACCCGGCGCCGCAGGTGCCGATCGGGATCGCGGCGGACCATATCGATCATCTCAAGAAGACGATCGGCGTCGATCATATCGGGATCGGCGGCGACTATGACGGCATGGACGCGACCCCGGTCGGGCTGGAGGATGTCACAGGCTATCCGCGGCTGTTAGCCGAACTCGCGCGGCGCGGCTATACGCAGGCCGAGCTCGAGAAGATTTCGAGCGGCAACATGCTGCGCGTGCTCAAGGCGGTCGAAGCCTATGCGGCGAGCCAGAAAGGCCGGCCGCCGATCGAGACGCCGGTCGCGAAATAG
- a CDS encoding DoxX family protein: MKERVRTILRWLLVLAYGYAGWRHLATPAPFLAITPPWIPAPVFVVAATGVAEIAGAIGLMIPRVRKAAGWGLALYALCVWPANFHHAFANVAINGETLGWWYHAPRLAAQPLIIWWAVWASGATDWPFRRRA, translated from the coding sequence GTGAAGGAGCGCGTTCGCACGATCCTGCGCTGGCTGCTCGTGCTCGCTTATGGTTATGCGGGCTGGCGCCATCTCGCGACGCCCGCGCCTTTCCTCGCGATCACCCCGCCGTGGATACCCGCGCCCGTCTTCGTCGTCGCCGCGACCGGGGTCGCGGAAATCGCGGGCGCAATCGGGCTGATGATCCCAAGGGTGCGCAAGGCGGCCGGTTGGGGCCTCGCGCTCTATGCGCTCTGCGTCTGGCCCGCGAACTTCCACCACGCGTTCGCGAACGTCGCCATCAATGGCGAGACGCTCGGCTGGTGGTATCACGCCCCGCGCCTTGCCGCACAGCCGCTGATCATCTGGTGGGCGGTGTGGGCGAGCGGCGCGACCGACTGGCCGTTTCGCCGCCGCGCCTAG
- a CDS encoding FAD-dependent oxidoreductase: MRHVAIVGSGPAGYYTAETLQKADDIAVDVIDRLPVPYGLIRTGVAPDHQSIKAVSRRYEGTALTDNVRFVGHVSVGSDVTIDELVGLYDAVVLATGAPNDRPLDIAGADLPGVIGSAAFVGWYNGHPDFADLDPPLDAPGVAVIGNGNVALDVARILAKTPSEFAGSDIVAHARDILAASAVRHIQILGRRGPHQIAMTPKELGELGHLERASPRVDPADLPDEGDDAMLEPGMRKSATHLRQFAANPVAKPVTIDFDFFAMPVAIEGEGRVQRVIVEKTVLDADLRSHGTGETYAVDAGLVISCIGYQTPPIPGVPYEHGRGRFASDEGRILSGLYAVGWARRGPSGTIGTNKPDGARIGEMVLEDIGRGAGKAGRPALDALLAGRGITPVTFRDWRRIEEAEVAAALDGNPREKFTSIEAMLQAIGR; encoded by the coding sequence ATGCGTCATGTCGCGATCGTCGGGTCGGGCCCGGCGGGCTATTATACCGCCGAAACATTGCAGAAAGCGGACGATATAGCGGTCGACGTCATCGACCGGCTGCCCGTGCCCTATGGCCTGATTCGCACCGGCGTCGCCCCCGACCATCAATCGATCAAGGCGGTGTCGCGCCGCTACGAGGGCACCGCGCTCACCGACAATGTCCGCTTCGTCGGTCATGTCTCGGTTGGCAGCGACGTGACGATCGACGAGCTTGTCGGCCTATACGACGCCGTGGTGCTCGCGACCGGCGCGCCGAACGATCGGCCGCTCGACATAGCCGGTGCCGACCTTCCCGGCGTAATCGGCAGCGCGGCCTTTGTCGGCTGGTACAACGGCCACCCTGACTTCGCCGACCTCGATCCACCGCTCGACGCGCCGGGTGTGGCGGTGATCGGCAACGGTAATGTCGCCCTCGACGTCGCGCGCATCCTCGCCAAGACGCCGAGCGAATTCGCAGGCAGCGACATCGTCGCGCACGCGCGCGATATCCTGGCCGCGAGCGCGGTGCGCCATATCCAGATCCTCGGCCGCCGCGGTCCGCACCAGATCGCGATGACGCCGAAGGAGCTTGGCGAACTCGGTCATCTCGAGCGCGCGAGCCCGCGTGTCGATCCCGCCGACCTCCCCGACGAGGGCGACGATGCGATGCTCGAGCCCGGGATGCGCAAGTCGGCGACGCACCTTCGACAATTCGCGGCCAACCCGGTCGCCAAACCGGTGACGATCGATTTCGATTTCTTCGCGATGCCGGTGGCGATCGAAGGCGAGGGACGCGTCCAACGCGTCATCGTGGAGAAGACCGTCCTCGACGCCGATCTTCGCAGCCATGGCACCGGTGAGACCTATGCCGTCGACGCCGGCCTCGTAATCAGTTGCATCGGATACCAGACCCCGCCGATCCCCGGGGTACCCTATGAACATGGCCGCGGCCGCTTCGCGAGCGACGAAGGGCGCATCCTGTCCGGCCTCTATGCGGTCGGCTGGGCCCGGCGCGGTCCGTCGGGGACGATCGGCACCAACAAGCCCGACGGCGCCCGGATCGGCGAGATGGTGCTCGAGGATATCGGTCGCGGTGCCGGCAAGGCGGGCCGTCCCGCGCTTGATGCCTTGCTCGCGGGGCGGGGCATCACCCCCGTCACCTTCCGCGACTGGCGCCGGATCGAGGAGGCCGAGGTCGCCGCCGCGCTCGACGGCAATCCGCGCGAAAAATTCACGAGCATCGAGGCGATGCTCCAAGCCATCGGACGGTGA
- a CDS encoding TonB-dependent receptor has translation MLGKFRPRHYLLSTTLLGSVACITPAYAQDAPGGETAIEDSAPIVVTGSRIQNPNLEQSSPVQVVGETEIGLRQATNAEELIGDLPGVSPGANSAVNNGGAGFASLNLRGVGTNRNLVLLDGTRLVPSSLLSETDLNIIPVALIERAEIVTGGASSVYGADAIAGVANFITKRDFAGVELASTVGITERGDGARYRFDVTVGANFDDGRGNAVLNVGYQKVEPVLQGGRAVSRDTYFLDGSLVGSGTTTPTRINNRIYNPADGALRDYVGSRDAYNFAPDNYFQTPLERYNLFGAAQYEVADGIEVYAKGMFTRSKVQLSLASSGMFGDTWQLPLNNPFLPDAVRSEVCASNAISAADCAAAGAATSPNDPAYREVATVINRRFIEAGPRIRNLTTNQFQLWAGVRGSITDTIKFDVYGLHGESDRKNSNINWGLKSRVQQALRANSATECADPSNGCVPINLFGDGTDITDEAVAFFNQPAGSTVSTRLSVVSGSISGELGNFLAGETPIGFALGAEYRKYGAEQVSDVAFGTQDEVLGTGAPSPSFSGTYNVKEIFGELIVPIVEDVPGIYSLTAEAGIRLSDYSNTGTSTTWKAGGTWEPFRGYKIRGIYQHSVRSPNISELFTPITTGLANLAEDPCQGSNPVGNAALTAICIAQGAPTGSIGNIPAPSSGQINQTAGGNPDLDVETADSYTLGLVVTPPQVPGLAITADYYHIKITDAITLPTPNDVFGPCFDEGDAEACALIRRNPLNGSLNGGGDTPGQIALLTNQGTITTSGVDLRINYGLPTGFGRLNFDLSGNWTEQSKFKASPTSINRECVGQYSSNCGFFAGEITPKYSFNMRATAQIDDFGDISLLWRWLDGSDYERILDADGIEPDYLHIPSYSYFDLTYRARVADIFTLTLAVQNLLDKDPPLVSNYVGTTALNSGNTYPTTYDVLGRRYSLTASMRF, from the coding sequence ATGTTGGGTAAATTTCGACCGCGTCACTATCTGCTTTCGACGACATTGCTCGGAAGCGTCGCCTGCATTACGCCAGCCTATGCGCAGGACGCGCCGGGCGGCGAGACGGCGATCGAGGATTCGGCGCCGATCGTCGTCACCGGCTCGCGCATCCAGAACCCCAATCTCGAGCAGTCGAGCCCCGTCCAGGTCGTGGGCGAGACCGAAATCGGACTTCGTCAGGCGACCAATGCCGAGGAACTAATCGGCGATCTGCCCGGCGTGTCACCCGGCGCCAACAGCGCGGTCAACAACGGGGGCGCGGGCTTCGCTTCGCTCAACCTGCGCGGCGTCGGCACCAACCGCAACCTCGTGCTGCTCGACGGGACGCGGCTCGTGCCGTCGTCGCTGCTCAGCGAGACCGACCTCAACATCATTCCCGTCGCGCTGATCGAACGCGCCGAGATCGTGACCGGCGGCGCTTCGTCGGTCTATGGCGCCGACGCGATCGCCGGCGTCGCGAACTTCATCACCAAGCGCGACTTTGCGGGCGTCGAGCTCGCCAGCACGGTGGGCATCACCGAACGCGGCGACGGCGCGCGCTATCGCTTCGACGTGACGGTCGGCGCCAATTTCGACGACGGCCGCGGCAACGCGGTGCTCAATGTCGGCTATCAGAAAGTCGAGCCGGTGCTGCAGGGCGGCCGCGCCGTTTCGCGCGATACCTATTTCCTCGACGGCAGCCTCGTCGGTTCGGGAACGACAACGCCGACGCGCATCAACAATCGCATCTACAACCCCGCCGATGGTGCGCTCCGCGACTATGTGGGGTCGCGCGACGCCTATAATTTCGCGCCCGACAATTATTTCCAGACCCCGCTCGAACGCTATAACCTGTTCGGCGCGGCGCAATATGAAGTCGCCGACGGTATCGAAGTCTATGCCAAGGGCATGTTCACCCGGTCGAAGGTGCAGCTCAGCCTCGCCTCGTCGGGGATGTTCGGCGACACATGGCAACTGCCGCTCAACAACCCGTTCCTGCCCGATGCGGTGCGGTCGGAGGTTTGCGCCTCGAACGCGATCTCGGCCGCCGACTGCGCCGCGGCAGGCGCCGCGACCAGCCCGAACGATCCCGCCTATCGCGAGGTCGCAACGGTCATCAACCGCCGCTTCATCGAGGCGGGGCCGCGCATCCGCAACCTGACGACCAATCAGTTTCAGCTCTGGGCCGGCGTTCGCGGATCGATCACCGATACGATCAAGTTCGACGTCTATGGTCTGCATGGCGAATCGGACCGCAAGAACAGCAATATCAACTGGGGCCTGAAATCGCGCGTGCAGCAGGCGCTGCGCGCGAACAGCGCGACTGAATGCGCCGATCCGTCGAACGGGTGCGTGCCGATTAACCTGTTCGGCGATGGCACCGATATTACGGACGAGGCGGTCGCCTTCTTCAACCAGCCGGCGGGGTCGACGGTGAGCACGCGCCTGTCGGTCGTCAGCGGCAGCATCTCGGGCGAACTGGGCAATTTCCTGGCCGGGGAAACGCCGATCGGCTTCGCACTGGGGGCCGAATATCGCAAATATGGCGCCGAGCAGGTGTCCGATGTCGCATTCGGGACGCAGGACGAGGTGCTGGGCACGGGGGCGCCGTCGCCGTCCTTCTCGGGCACTTATAACGTCAAGGAAATCTTCGGCGAGCTGATCGTGCCGATCGTCGAGGATGTGCCCGGCATCTATAGCCTGACCGCCGAAGCTGGCATTCGCTTGTCGGATTATTCGAACACGGGCACCAGCACGACGTGGAAGGCGGGCGGCACCTGGGAACCGTTCCGCGGCTACAAGATTCGCGGCATCTACCAACACTCGGTTCGGTCGCCGAATATTTCGGAGCTTTTCACGCCGATCACGACGGGCCTTGCGAACCTTGCCGAGGATCCGTGCCAGGGCTCCAATCCGGTCGGCAACGCCGCCCTCACCGCGATCTGCATCGCACAGGGCGCGCCGACGGGTTCGATCGGGAATATTCCGGCGCCCTCCTCAGGCCAGATCAACCAGACAGCGGGCGGCAATCCGGACCTCGACGTCGAGACCGCCGATTCCTACACGCTGGGACTGGTCGTGACGCCGCCGCAGGTGCCCGGGCTCGCGATCACCGCGGACTATTATCATATCAAGATTACCGACGCGATTACGTTGCCGACGCCCAACGACGTCTTTGGCCCCTGTTTCGACGAGGGCGATGCGGAGGCGTGTGCTCTGATCCGCCGCAATCCGCTCAACGGGTCGCTAAATGGCGGGGGGGATACGCCGGGGCAGATCGCGCTGCTTACCAATCAGGGGACGATCACGACGTCGGGCGTCGACCTGCGGATCAACTATGGCCTGCCCACCGGTTTCGGGCGGCTCAACTTCGACCTTTCGGGCAACTGGACCGAGCAGTCGAAGTTCAAGGCCTCGCCGACCAGCATCAATCGCGAGTGCGTCGGCCAATATAGTTCGAACTGTGGTTTCTTCGCCGGCGAAATCACCCCGAAATACAGCTTCAACATGCGGGCGACGGCGCAGATCGACGATTTCGGCGACATCTCGCTGCTGTGGCGCTGGCTCGACGGCTCGGATTATGAGCGAATCTTGGACGCCGACGGGATCGAACCCGATTATCTGCATATCCCGAGCTACAGCTATTTCGACCTGACCTATCGCGCCAGGGTCGCCGACATCTTCACGCTCACGCTGGCGGTCCAGAACCTGCTCGACAAGGACCCGCCGCTCGTCAGCAATTATGTCGGCACGACGGCGCTCAACTCGGGCAACACCTATCCGACAACCTATGACGTGCTCGGACGGCGTTACAGCCTGACCGCGAGCATGCGTTTTTAA
- a CDS encoding histidine kinase, giving the protein MNQVAAFPSTGVYEVAKAGREGRLERQRRQAILWLTGAFWGLHTLALWIADLLDHHPHLLRATAVRLMLMAIGLALCFGIHMILQKLNRRAWRQKAPIVFFASLVAAESFAWCTYFALVYAKGEPVQLAIDGSAVIRTLVPWTWFFLAWVGLYLAVQYGFEARAEERRSAQLRTMAQAAKLQALHYQINPHFLFNSFNAVSALILDGRADDANAMVERLASFFRVNLATNPDIDISLTEEVALQATYLEIERTRYPDLEIRIDLPPELERAAVPAFLLQPLVENAVKHGAGTAGAGDAWIAISAHQEQGRLEIVVENSCSPSRGRAGICGTHTGLRNVRDRLSNRFGADAKLSIERLPTSRFRATLELPLGYAR; this is encoded by the coding sequence ATGAACCAAGTCGCGGCCTTTCCATCCACCGGCGTTTACGAAGTGGCCAAGGCCGGCCGGGAAGGCCGCCTCGAACGCCAGCGGCGGCAAGCGATCCTCTGGCTTACCGGCGCCTTCTGGGGCCTTCACACGCTGGCCTTATGGATCGCCGATCTGCTCGACCACCACCCGCATCTCCTGCGCGCGACCGCCGTGCGGTTGATGCTCATGGCGATCGGCCTGGCTCTTTGCTTCGGCATCCACATGATATTGCAGAAGCTGAACCGACGGGCCTGGCGCCAGAAGGCGCCGATCGTCTTTTTTGCTTCGCTCGTCGCAGCCGAATCCTTCGCCTGGTGCACCTATTTCGCCCTGGTCTATGCGAAGGGAGAGCCGGTCCAGCTTGCGATCGACGGCAGCGCGGTGATCCGCACCCTCGTTCCCTGGACCTGGTTTTTTCTGGCATGGGTCGGGCTTTATCTGGCCGTTCAATATGGTTTCGAGGCGCGCGCGGAAGAACGGCGCTCGGCGCAGCTCCGTACGATGGCGCAAGCGGCGAAGCTGCAGGCGCTCCATTACCAGATCAACCCGCATTTCCTGTTCAACAGCTTCAACGCGGTATCGGCGCTGATCCTCGACGGGCGGGCCGACGACGCCAATGCGATGGTCGAGCGGCTAGCGAGCTTTTTCCGCGTCAACCTTGCAACCAATCCCGACATCGACATTTCGTTGACGGAGGAGGTCGCGCTGCAGGCCACCTATCTTGAAATTGAGCGGACACGCTATCCCGACCTGGAAATCCGCATCGACCTGCCGCCGGAGCTCGAACGCGCGGCGGTGCCTGCTTTCCTGTTGCAGCCGCTGGTCGAGAACGCCGTCAAGCACGGCGCCGGCACAGCGGGTGCCGGGGACGCGTGGATCGCGATCTCGGCGCACCAGGAACAGGGCCGGCTGGAGATCGTGGTCGAAAACAGCTGTTCGCCATCGCGCGGGCGCGCCGGGATCTGCGGCACGCATACCGGCCTCCGCAATGTCCGCGACCGACTCTCCAATCGCTTTGGCGCCGACGCGAAATTGTCGATCGAGCGGCTGCCCACATCCCGCTTTCGCGCGACGCTCGAATTGCCGCTGGGATATGCCCGATGA
- a CDS encoding LytTR family DNA-binding domain-containing protein encodes MKMRVLAVDDEPLALRRLELILAKLPDVEHVGSANGCREAIAKIAELKPDTVLLDIKMRDGTGFDVLSRLPEDGVPGVIFTTAFDHFAVRAFEAHAVDYILKPIELSRLRAAIDRSRDQLAAADAREQIAQMRAVIDDLRAGYHEQGIRQRDDELWLRGTAGALTCIQRGDIDMITAEDDYVRLHTASASYLLRGSIRAAQADLDLPEEEFVRVHRRALLRRSAIASVRRSAGKGVRVILRNGTDVGAGRVYAKKLLRSLPAVG; translated from the coding sequence ATGAAGATGCGGGTGCTGGCTGTCGACGATGAGCCGCTCGCGCTCCGGCGGCTCGAGTTGATCCTGGCGAAGCTGCCAGACGTCGAGCACGTCGGGTCGGCGAACGGTTGCCGCGAGGCCATCGCGAAGATCGCCGAGCTGAAACCCGATACCGTGCTGCTCGACATCAAGATGCGCGACGGAACCGGTTTCGACGTCCTCAGCCGGCTCCCCGAAGATGGCGTCCCGGGGGTCATTTTCACCACGGCGTTCGACCATTTCGCCGTTCGCGCCTTCGAAGCCCATGCTGTCGATTATATTCTTAAGCCCATCGAGCTTTCGCGGCTGCGCGCGGCGATCGACCGGTCGCGCGATCAACTCGCGGCGGCCGATGCGCGCGAACAAATCGCCCAGATGCGCGCGGTGATCGACGATCTGCGCGCGGGCTATCACGAGCAGGGGATACGGCAGCGCGACGACGAACTGTGGTTGCGCGGAACCGCAGGCGCACTGACCTGCATCCAGCGCGGCGATATCGACATGATCACCGCCGAGGATGACTATGTCCGGTTGCACACGGCGTCGGCATCCTATCTGTTGCGCGGGTCGATCAGGGCGGCACAAGCCGACCTTGACCTTCCGGAAGAGGAGTTCGTCCGCGTGCATCGCCGCGCGCTGCTGCGGCGAAGCGCGATCGCCAGCGTGCGGCGCTCGGCCGGGAAAGGCGTGCGGGTGATCCTGCGAAACGGCACCGACGTCGGCGCCGGGCGAGTCTACGCCAAAAAATTGCTGCGCTCGCTTCCCGCGGTCGGCTGA
- a CDS encoding RNA polymerase sigma factor: protein MLRHEGRLRAFLSRAAGCDADDLAQEAFVRAWQRAGEFRGQGSYAAWLMGIGWRLFLDQRRTARRREGLAAGEEVASANDPQPASDAAIDADRLLAALSPQERAALTLCFGHGWSHGEAAAIMGVPLGTLKSLVLRGRAKAQKMMGEGADG from the coding sequence GTGCTGCGGCACGAAGGGCGATTGCGCGCCTTCCTGTCCCGCGCCGCCGGGTGCGATGCCGACGATCTGGCGCAGGAAGCTTTCGTCCGTGCGTGGCAGCGCGCGGGCGAGTTTCGGGGGCAAGGAAGTTACGCGGCCTGGCTCATGGGAATCGGCTGGCGGCTGTTTCTCGACCAGCGGCGCACCGCGCGGCGGCGCGAGGGCCTCGCGGCGGGCGAGGAAGTGGCGAGTGCAAACGATCCGCAGCCCGCGAGCGATGCAGCGATCGATGCCGATCGTCTGCTCGCCGCGCTGTCGCCGCAGGAACGCGCGGCGCTTACGCTCTGTTTCGGCCATGGCTGGTCGCATGGCGAGGCGGCCGCGATCATGGGGGTGCCGCTCGGCACGCTCAAATCGCTGGTCTTGCGTGGCCGCGCCAAGGCGCAGAAGATGATGGGCGAAGGAGCGGACGGATGA
- a CDS encoding toxic anion resistance protein — translation MSEVTATATATDELKLTPPDPVPSVSPEKAAGLVPLSTEQKSKLGERVDGFIDDLVAQDVNSPAFGQKVDQITNMGRKEMLEAANHSNRFLDRPIRAMDRDTDIGQNLIELRTTVERLDPSANGKLISKRGFLDKIFGGKINNYFAQYRSAQTHIGGILTALANGKDELLMDNAAIDVERRKMWESMGKLEQMVHIAQTLDEKLEAKANELDGIDPAKAKVLRENALFYARQRSQDLLTQMAVTVQGYLALDLVKKNNVELVKGVDRASTTTVGALKTAITVAQAMTNQKLVLEQITALNTTTANIIDGTSKMLKDNTARIHEQAASSTIPMETLQRAFQNIYDTMDAIDTFKLKALDSMKTTVGTLESEVAKSKGYIARAEGASQAQASVGGADSPLAALEG, via the coding sequence ATGAGCGAAGTGACCGCGACAGCAACCGCGACCGACGAGCTGAAGCTGACCCCGCCCGATCCGGTACCGTCGGTTTCGCCCGAAAAGGCCGCCGGCCTTGTGCCGCTGTCGACCGAACAAAAGTCAAAGCTTGGCGAACGCGTCGACGGCTTCATCGACGACCTCGTCGCGCAGGACGTCAATTCGCCCGCCTTCGGGCAAAAGGTCGACCAGATCACCAACATGGGCCGCAAGGAAATGCTGGAGGCGGCGAACCACTCGAACCGCTTCCTCGATCGCCCGATCCGCGCGATGGACCGCGATACCGACATCGGCCAGAATCTGATCGAGCTGCGCACCACCGTCGAGCGCCTCGACCCGTCGGCGAACGGCAAGCTGATCTCGAAGCGCGGGTTCCTCGACAAGATCTTCGGCGGCAAGATCAATAATTATTTCGCGCAGTACCGCAGCGCGCAGACGCACATCGGCGGCATCCTGACCGCGCTTGCCAATGGCAAGGACGAGCTGCTGATGGACAATGCCGCGATCGACGTCGAGCGCCGCAAGATGTGGGAATCGATGGGCAAGCTGGAACAGATGGTCCACATCGCCCAGACGCTCGACGAAAAATTGGAAGCCAAGGCGAACGAACTCGACGGCATCGACCCCGCCAAGGCAAAGGTGCTGCGGGAGAATGCGCTCTTTTACGCCCGCCAGCGGTCGCAGGATTTGCTCACCCAGATGGCGGTAACGGTGCAGGGCTATCTCGCGCTCGACCTCGTCAAAAAGAATAATGTCGAGCTGGTGAAGGGCGTCGACCGCGCCTCGACCACCACCGTCGGCGCGCTCAAGACCGCGATCACCGTTGCGCAGGCGATGACGAACCAGAAGCTGGTGCTCGAACAGATCACCGCGCTCAACACGACGACCGCGAACATCATCGACGGCACGTCGAAGATGCTGAAGGACAATACCGCGCGCATCCACGAGCAGGCGGCGTCGAGCACGATCCCGATGGAGACGCTGCAGCGCGCGTTCCAGAATATCTACGACACGATGGACGCGATCGACACTTTCAAGCTGAAGGCGCTCGACAGCATGAAGACGACGGTGGGCACGCTCGAAAGCGAGGTCGCGAAGTCGAAGGGCTATATCGCGCGCGCCGAGGGAGCGAGCCAGGCGCAGGCCAGCGTCGGCGGCGCCGACAGCCCGCTCGCCGCGCTCGAAGGCTAA
- a CDS encoding bile acid:sodium symporter family protein produces the protein MLSRIFPDRFVPVLFATILLASLLPVRGSTVPIAQGLSTAAIIFLFFLNGVRLPRDEVLHGIRNWKLQGSAFAFCFGGMALLGLAAQAAIAPLLPATLALGFLFLGILPSTVQSATAASSLAGGNVAASVVAAALLNLSGVALSPLLFALLAGAEGEIHGQAVLRIVSILLLPFVAGQLVQRWLRPWVLAHRRLATLMDRTAIAIAVYVAFSAAVVAGIWSLLDAREIVVVLGGIAVLLVLSFGGAWALGGMLGLTRPDRITLLFSGAQKSIAVGAPLAATLFPPAIAGMVLVPILVYHMAQLILSAWIAPALRGEGCGA, from the coding sequence ATGCTGTCCCGCATCTTCCCCGACCGCTTCGTCCCCGTCCTGTTCGCGACGATCCTGCTCGCCAGCCTGCTCCCGGTGCGTGGGAGCACTGTACCGATCGCGCAGGGCCTGTCGACCGCGGCGATCATCTTCCTCTTTTTCCTCAACGGCGTGCGCCTGCCCCGCGACGAAGTGCTCCACGGCATCCGCAACTGGAAGCTGCAGGGAAGCGCATTCGCCTTCTGTTTCGGCGGCATGGCGCTGCTCGGGCTCGCGGCGCAAGCGGCGATCGCGCCGCTGCTTCCCGCGACGCTGGCGCTCGGCTTCCTCTTCCTCGGCATATTGCCGTCGACGGTTCAGTCGGCGACCGCCGCGTCGAGCCTCGCGGGCGGCAATGTCGCGGCGAGCGTCGTCGCGGCGGCACTGCTCAACCTCAGCGGGGTCGCCCTCTCGCCCTTACTGTTTGCGCTGCTCGCGGGCGCCGAAGGCGAGATCCACGGGCAGGCCGTGCTGCGCATCGTCTCGATCCTGCTCCTGCCCTTCGTTGCCGGCCAGCTCGTCCAGCGCTGGTTGCGGCCGTGGGTGCTCGCGCACCGCCGCCTTGCGACCCTCATGGACCGCACCGCGATCGCGATCGCGGTCTATGTCGCCTTTTCGGCGGCAGTGGTCGCGGGTATCTGGAGCCTGCTCGACGCGCGCGAAATCGTCGTCGTACTCGGCGGGATTGCGGTCCTGCTCGTGCTGTCCTTCGGCGGCGCCTGGGCGCTTGGCGGGATGCTGGGGCTTACCCGTCCCGACCGCATCACTTTGCTCTTCTCGGGCGCGCAAAAGAGCATCGCGGTCGGTGCCCCGCTCGCCGCGACGCTGTTCCCGCCCGCCATCGCCGGCATGGTGCTCGTTCCGATCCTCGTCTATCATATGGCGCAGCTGATCCTCTCCGCCTGGATCGCCCCGGCGCTCAGGGGGGAGGGGTGTGGTGCTTGA